One genomic region from Populus nigra chromosome 8, ddPopNigr1.1, whole genome shotgun sequence encodes:
- the LOC133701187 gene encoding RING-H2 finger protein ATL22-like, with protein MDAFMFFTLFSSMFLTINAFESKCPMVKCSHGGPDIRFPFRALGQQPQHCGNPGFELVCRDNTTMIHFPTYGPLVVKSISYDIRKLSLLDPKSCVHEVFLNLNLSGTPFQYYYLLKNFIYLNCSTRLSPSFDEVSCLSGSRHHVYTVESSLPIPVSCRPLKAIPIPFSYSPYLADNSFGLGLTWSLPGRKDFEEQVGSCVFQSKAGPKSGCPNITLDKGFSIVHVLSGEAVSMILNILLCIFVVTTMMISIKICNSKKVDEQTENENLL; from the exons ATGGATGCTTTTATGTTCTTTACACTCTTCTCCTCCATGTTTCTAACCATAAATGCTTTTGAATCCAAATGTCCAATGGTTAAGTGCAGTCACGGCGGTCCTGATATCCGTTTCCCATTCCGAGCATTAGGCCAACAACCCCAGCACTGTGGTAATCCTGGTTTCGAACTTGTTTGCAGAGATAACACCACCATGATTCATTTCCCAACTTATGGACCCTTGGTTGTGAAATCCATCTCTTATGATATCAGAAAACTCAGTCTTCTTGACCCCAAAAGTTGTGTCCATGAAGTCTTTCTTAATCTCAACCTCTCCGGTACACCTTTCCAGTATTACTATCTTTTGAAGAACTTTATATACCTCAACTGCTCAACCAGGCTTTCGCCTTCTTTCGATGAGGTTTCATGCTTGAGTGGTTCCAGACATCATGTTTACACAGTCGAATCTTCGTTGCCCATTCCAGTTTCTTGCAGACCATTGAAAGCTATTCCCATTCCATTTTCATACAGTCCTTATCTTGCTGATAATAGTTTTGGCCTTGGATTAACTTGGAGTTTGCCTGGGCGCAAAGATTTTGAAGAACAAGTAGGCTCATGTGTGTTCCAGTCCAAAGCAGGACCAAAATCAGGCTGTCCCAACATAACACTGGATAAAG GTTTTTCAATTGTGCATGTATTGTCAGGTGAAGCTGTGTCTATGATCTTGAACATTCTGCTATGTATTTTTGTGGTGACAACAATGATGATAAGCATAAAAATCTGTAACTCGAAGAAGGTTGATGAACAGACAGAAAATGAGAATCTACTGTAG